From the genome of Perca fluviatilis chromosome 8, GENO_Pfluv_1.0, whole genome shotgun sequence:
AAGGGGGAGTGATGAAGGTTTTCAGTATTTGATTATAAGGATATGTAATACTGCAACAGTTCTTACTCACACATCCAGTCTGCACAAATCAACCACAGTAATGTGTcaagaaacattttatttttagtcgTGCAGGTTCCATATCAGGTGTGTGAAGGTCTAGCCTCTTAAGATGAACCTGTGAAATTAAAGTAGGTCATGTGAGACAAAGGAAACGTACGCATGATGGGACTTTACGTGCGCGGCTTGTTCGTGTACCTGTCCATATCTCGACGATTGTAGCCGCTGTCTGTTTTTGCACTGATGATTCCTGCACCAGTGTGGCCAGATTTCAACTTTTCATAATCGGCATCATGACAAAACCTGGaaaataaacacttttttttagctGGATATTTCACAACCAAACAGTATAAAACTGAAAGTattacacacacttacattcTTTTATAATGTGTGCTGAAGTGTGAACCATCAAAAGGTGTGCTAGGGAAAGCCTGGTTGTTTGGAGCATTGAGAAGAAACCCTGTGGGCTCctacaaaacacaacagcagGCTAAAAACAACATATGTAACATCTTTAAACACAGGTACTATTGATTAaaggaaaaaactaaaagataaaaatatataaccttTTTTCCAATGGTCTTCTCAGTTGGTGCATTACGTTTAGTCTGGGGTGATGGCAGAAGGGAGGTCTAGAAGAGCAGATGGAAGGATGTTAAAGTTAAAGTGATATCATTAAAATCTTCTACAGCTGAATGGACGGGAATCAATACTTACTGGGCAGGCCAAGGGAGCGATGGCACCTCGCGTGAATCCTGTTTCTCGAGTAAAACGGCTGCTGCACAGGCTCGGTCTCGCCTCATTGCCCTcaaacacaagcacagaaaGATGCTGTTACAGATTATGAAAAATAACAGTACAAACTGCATCCTTTCAAAAGATAGTCAGTCAGAGTGGATATGTTCTGTGGATCTAACCTGCAGAAATGACGGTGGCATGAAGTCATTTTTCATCACTGAACTGTGAGTCTGGAGAGGTTCAACCTGTACAAGACAAAAGAATGAAAGTAGACGGTGCTCGGGGGAAGACAGACCACACATATAACTGGTGTACCTACTGTGTGAGTACAGATGTAAATATAGTCTAGTAATACTGATTTATTTCACAAGAATGATTATTTACAAAACTTACCATGCTTTTTTTCTCCTGAAATGTGTTTAGTTGAAGGTCTGTTCCCTCTGTGAAACCACTTTGTCCTCTTGGATGCACGGTAGCATGGTTCTGGGAAACTAAAGCAAGTGCAACATTTACAAATGGCAACAGGCCACAAGGAGTCCTCATTCTCTTAAACATGGCAACTACAGCAGCCCAGAATAtaattcttgtttttttttctcccctccaTCATCTATTCctgttttttgtgtctttaaactttaaattcaCATCAACTTTATAATTTTACCTGTCGGTGTGAGACGATGTGGCACAAACAATCTTTGGTATTCTGTCTGAAGAGAAATATTCATGAGGACAGATAATGAGAAATGTACAAGCCAAGTGTTGTTATCTTTCTGTCCTACCTTTTCCTCTACAGTCACTGTTCTCGGACGAGTCCTCAGCTGATAGAAGCCGCTGTCACTGGGTTTATTAATGAGGTTTGGCAAAGGCCCCGAACAATCAGACCAGATGTGAGGCTGGTAGTGTTGTTTGGTTTGAGACATGAAACTGTCCGATAACGAGAgtctgcaggaaaaaaaaagcatcacacCTTTGTTGAGGAAACAGGCTGTTTGAAGCTAAAGAGGAAGGTTGTTTTATTTCTCACAGTTGGGCCTTGAACAGTCAATAGAATCAGTTCAGGAAGTTGGTTTACAAGAATGCAAACACAGAAGAACTTTGCTATCAAAAATGTTCTTGTATCTTATGAATTCTCCTGAATGAGAGGCTTAAAGTGTCAGTTaagcaaaatgacaaaaaacataCTTGTTTTCTTGTCTCTAGTGGTTTTGCGCCATGCCGATAGCTTTAAAGATAGCCCTCTTTTAGATTTCGGCCTCCACCCGAACAGAGGGGAGTGGTGTGGTCCtcattgcattgaaaattttatttaacaaagagaaacaatagtaacagtaactactctactgtatatattagCTACTATTTCTTTGGTAGAAAGTAGCTACTATGCAAAGTATTAAGTATTATAATCTGTACATCATTAATTATTAAATAGGGACATTGTTTCTGcttaatcacatttttcaataaaatgAGCACCACAGATGAACTTCTATTCCCTAGATATATATCTTAAAAGCCCTGCACACCAATGGTAAATTCTCTATTATCAAGACTGTGTTAGCGAGTACAGACACTGCTTGATTGACATTATATTGAACTCTCCTGTTAGCTTTGTTGCACCTAATAGCTCAACAAATATCACCTCTAggcttctctttttttcacgGCAGTCACATTGACTTTCCATTGTGGGAAAAGCATACATGTTGCTAATAACATGGCTTTGTTCTATTTAAGTGCCCCAGTAAGGTATAACAATGTGGCAGTGAGCCAGaaactgaatctgaatcagctaaatggaattcagccatctctctcacacacacacacacacacacacacacacacacacacacacacacacacacacacacacacacacacacacacacacacacacacacacacacacacacacacacacacacacacacagagtctacCAACAAAGGTGTTTTCACTTGCGATTGTCTGATACTCATTTTAGCTCCAGGGTGATTGAAAACCCCTGTGGGCCTTTAAGGCTGCTCTAGAGATCAACTAGCAACAGGTAATGTTTATACGCCTCACCTGCCCTGACACTTACCCAAACTGGGGGTTGTCAATGCGGTCCAAACTGGGCCTGTAATATATGGCTGGTCTCTGGTTTGAAGTGAAGCCTGTCCCACTGAGATGTCcgaaataagaagtgaagttCACCCTGCCCGGGTCTGACACAGTCAGACAGAAGTTATTTATGTTTATGCTCAGATCTTTTGACTATGTCCTTTAGTTTTCCCCCTCATCATGCACTCTCTCACCATGAAAAGTGTTGTAGAGTTTGACAGTGTTGCCGGTCAGTCGTCCCCTGCTACCTGTTGCTCCAACAGTCGGCATGACTATCTTCCCCTGCTCAGCCATCTGTGACTGCTGTAATGGAAACCTTCACTGACAGTGATGGATGGCAAAAGTCCTCTGGGCATGTGCACAGTGCTGTAACCATAAACAAAAGCAAATATCATgtaactccttttttttttttttttttaggtttgacAGAATCCAACAGAACTCAAAGCTTTCTGAAGAAATGATTACAGAGTCTGTAGCAAATGATGCAGTAAGTGCTCCCTTTTATCAAATGCTGTTTGAGTGAGGAGAAACATTCAGCAGCACTGCAGTACAGCTACAGATATACGTATCACAACAGATATTAACGAAAAAAAGGAAAGTTTCACTAACTCCCCAGACGTACCTGCAACTCCAGGTTGTTCTTCACCTTTCTGTGTTGTGGTGGTTTTGTAGGTAAACAGGTCTCTGTTGCTAGGAGATTCAGCATCAGTACAGCTTAAGAGTGACTCCAGagcatatttacagtctatgctccAGAGTGAAGGGTTGGCTGCTAATATGTACAGTTAACATCAGATagtgtttgtactgtatatcaaCTCAACGCTTTATTTCTTATACATCTGTCCTATGCAAATTATTTGATCATTACAAAATAAGATTGCAGCCTCTGGCACAAACGTATGTCACAATGTTTTTCATACAAGACACAGAAATCCTGGAATGTCaaggcttttttgttttgttcagtAGGGTCTTTGTATTCGTAGAACCACCATTTGGAGTTGCAGAAGCTGGACATTTGAACCATTGATTAGCacttattattatgattatttgttggcctttattagataggatagctgaagaggaggagagagaagggggaggacatgcagaaaagggccgcaggtcggacttgaacccGGGGTAAGGACTGAGCTTTAGCATTATGGGGCgcatgctcaaccaggtgagctaccagggcaccCAGCACAGCAGTTTCTCACTTTTCGAGTTGTCAGACATTCTTAAAAGCAGCAGGTTGTGTTCAGGTGTCAGGGGGTGTCCTATGCAGTTTGCCTACTGTATCATAGCTGGTAGTTAGTTGGTTattgtaataataaatataccaAAGAACTAATTTctcatctatgtgtgtgtttgttttagtcCGAAACACAAatatgtgaatttttttttttttacataaatatattatatattttttgctaaTTTGCTCCATAATTATGACACATACCCCCAGGTAACTTTTAAGTgataatgtacagtattttaatTGTATGTCATATTCTCATTCATTATCTGTTCATTTACCAGAATCCAGTTATGGATGCTT
Proteins encoded in this window:
- the ppp1r32 gene encoding protein phosphatase 1 regulatory subunit 32; protein product: MAEQGKIVMPTVGATGSRGRLTGNTVKLYNTFHDPGRVNFTSYFGHLSGTGFTSNQRPAIYYRPSLDRIDNPQFGLSLSDSFMSQTKQHYQPHIWSDCSGPLPNLINKPSDSGFYQLRTRPRTVTVEEKTEYQRLFVPHRLTPTVSQNHATVHPRGQSGFTEGTDLQLNTFQEKKSMVEPLQTHSSVMKNDFMPPSFLQGNEARPSLCSSRFTRETGFTRGAIAPLACPTSLLPSPQTKRNAPTEKTIGKKEPTGFLLNAPNNQAFPSTPFDGSHFSTHYKRMFCHDADYEKLKSGHTGAGIISAKTDSGYNRRDMDRFILRG